In Fibrobacter sp., the sequence CACAACTACCAATACAGATTGTAGCGATGTTCGGACGAACATGCTGCATGGTATCATAAATGGCCAAACCTGCCGACACGTATCCACCAGGGCTGTTGATGTACAGCGTAATATCCTTTTCCGGGTTCTCGTATTCAAGGAAAATCAACTGGGCCATAACATTGTTGGCCACTTCATCGTTAATGGGAGTTCCCAAGAAGATGATGCGTTCCTTAAGGAGACGGGAATAGATATCGTAGGCGCGTTCACCGCGACCGGTGGTCTCAATGACGGTAGGGATGATCATTATGAGTGTACCTCTTACTTTGTTTCTTCAGCAGCAGGGCGGATACCGACGATGAAGTCTGCAGCCAACTGGATGCGGAGTTCGTCACGGAGGCTGTTGATACGGCCGGACTGACGGAAATGAGCCTTCAGGGATTCGAAGTCAACGTGGTATGCGTTGGCGAGATCCTGCAAGCGAGCATCAACGGTAGCCTGGGTCGGCTTGATCTTTTCAGCGGTTGCGACGAAGTCGAGAATGCGATGCTTCTTGATTTCCTTGATTGCTTCCGGAGCGAGAGCCTTAATCTGTTCTTCAGTGGGTTCGACCATGTCCTTTTCGCTCTGAGCGTTGCGGTTCATGGACCAACGGATGAGGTCGTAGATACGAGCCTGCGGGACTTCGAACGGGTTAGCTTCGATAATCTTGTCGATAGCTTCGTTCACAGCCTTGTTCTTGACGAGTTCCTTCTTCTGGTTTGCGAGGCTGTCAGCGAGGTTCTGCTTCAATTCTTCAACAGACTTGACACCAACCTGTTCGAGGAAAGTTTCGTCCATGGTGGGCGGAACAATAGCGCGGACGTCGGTGATTTCAACCTTGAACTGAGCAGTCTTACCACGATAGCGTTCGTCCTTGTGGTCTTCCGGATACTGGAAGTTGATTTCCTTGGTTTCGCCAGCGGATGCACCGTTGAGGCCAGCATCGAATCCCGGGGAAGCGGATTCACCGAGGAGAGAGCGGAATTCACG encodes:
- the tig gene encoding trigger factor, with amino-acid sequence MTVEIKETSATVRTLEITIPQADLTAPFEKKLSQYKKQVTLKGFRQGQVPKAMILKQFGESIRHEAVDEIVNKIVTEELKKANIIPVGPMKVVDFKDDKASDIALKVEVEMDPVIDIKGYADTGVTVPDAAINDSEVEDEYNRLMQMWSKDEHVDRAAAKGDVVVGNYIEVIIDGEKQDLPENREFRSLLGESASPGFDAGLNGASAGETKEINFQYPEDHKDERYRGKTAQFKVEITDVRAIVPPTMDETFLEQVGVKSVEELKQNLADSLANQKKELVKNKAVNEAIDKIIEANPFEVPQARIYDLIRWSMNRNAQSEKDMVEPTEEQIKALAPEAIKEIKKHRILDFVATAEKIKPTQATVDARLQDLANAYHVDFESLKAHFRQSGRINSLRDELRIQLAADFIVGIRPAAEETK